The Polyangiaceae bacterium genome includes a region encoding these proteins:
- a CDS encoding tetratricopeptide repeat protein, producing the protein MLRRLAAVGLFAFSVGCAASDASNRQRARMLVHKGREKEAIALLREHIAGHPGAIDERKLLIRIIALTGDLGAAEREATALAAALGPGDPTPWIEMGYALELAHATRTRSPCTTAPRKSRHAARRGPGPGGCARRRWGEAELAEPRLAEAVRRDRRDARAWHALGLVRLKLRDFAGAKAAYSGGLAAAPSSLDNRLGLATVAVAEGDAATALEHYDALARERPKLGDLQLGRAWALLELRRLDEAEAALARAESLGGSPGAIRAQRRLLVKLKAAAEPQRIR; encoded by the coding sequence ATGCTCCGCCGTCTCGCCGCCGTCGGGCTCTTCGCGTTCAGCGTGGGCTGCGCCGCGAGCGACGCGAGCAACCGCCAGCGCGCCCGCATGTTGGTGCACAAAGGCCGCGAAAAGGAGGCCATCGCGCTCTTGCGCGAGCACATCGCGGGCCACCCGGGCGCGATCGACGAGCGCAAGCTCTTGATCCGCATCATCGCGCTGACCGGCGATCTGGGCGCCGCGGAGCGCGAGGCGACTGCGCTGGCGGCCGCGCTCGGACCGGGCGACCCCACGCCATGGATCGAAATGGGGTACGCGCTCGAGCTCGCGCACGCTACGAGGACGCGCTCGCCATGTACGACCGCGCCGCGGAAGTCGCGCCACGCAGCCCGGCGGGGGCCCGGGCCGGGGGGCTGCGCGCGGCGGAGGTGGGGCGAGGCGGAGCTGGCGGAGCCACGGCTGGCGGAGGCCGTGCGACGCGACCGACGAGACGCCAGGGCCTGGCACGCTCTGGGGCTGGTTCGGCTCAAGCTGAGGGACTTCGCAGGCGCCAAGGCGGCGTACTCCGGGGGGCTCGCCGCGGCCCCGAGCTCCCTCGACAACCGCTTGGGCCTGGCCACCGTCGCCGTCGCGGAAGGGGATGCGGCGACGGCGCTCGAGCACTACGACGCGCTCGCCCGGGAGCGCCCCAAGCTCGGGGACCTCCAGCTCGGCCGGGCGTGGGCGTTGCTCGAGCTCCGCCGGCTCGACGAGGCCGAAGCCGCGCTGGCGCGGGCGGAGAGCCTCGGCGGCAGCCCGGGCGCGATCCGCGCCCAACGGCGCCTCCTGGTCAAGCTCAAAGCAGCCGCGGAACCGCAAAGGATTCGCTGA
- a CDS encoding 3-hydroxybutyryl-CoA dehydrogenase (converts (S)-3-hydroxybutanoyl-CoA to 3-acetoacetyl-CoA): MKSSDIKTVAVIGAGQMGGGIAQVAATKGYGVILSDASVELAKKGKDKIAKILAKQVEKGKAKPDEVEALLGRITPHATGEGLETADVVVEAATENLDVKIALFKAADAKMRSDAILASNTSSISITRLAGQTGRPDRVIGMHFMNPVPLMKLVELVRGVQTSEDTYAAIKELSENLGKTVITSKDQPGFVVNRMLVPFLNEACFALQEGLGTPEDIDQGAKLGLNHPMGPLELADLIGLDTLLFIAEVLHREFGDDKYRPATLLRNLVAAGWYGRKVGRGFYVYDDKGQKVGRAFER, from the coding sequence ATGAAGTCCAGTGACATCAAGACCGTCGCCGTCATCGGCGCAGGGCAAATGGGCGGGGGCATCGCGCAGGTGGCCGCCACCAAAGGCTACGGCGTGATCCTGAGCGACGCTTCCGTCGAGCTCGCGAAGAAGGGCAAGGACAAGATCGCGAAGATCCTCGCCAAGCAGGTCGAGAAGGGCAAAGCGAAACCAGACGAGGTCGAAGCCTTGCTCGGCCGCATTACCCCGCACGCGACGGGCGAAGGCCTGGAGACGGCGGACGTCGTGGTCGAGGCGGCCACCGAGAACCTGGACGTGAAGATCGCGCTGTTCAAGGCGGCCGACGCCAAGATGCGATCCGACGCGATCTTGGCCTCGAACACCTCGAGCATCAGCATCACGCGCCTGGCGGGACAGACGGGGCGCCCGGACCGCGTGATCGGCATGCACTTCATGAACCCGGTCCCGCTGATGAAGCTGGTGGAGCTGGTGCGCGGCGTGCAGACCAGCGAGGACACCTACGCCGCGATCAAGGAGCTCAGCGAGAACCTGGGCAAGACGGTGATCACCAGCAAAGACCAGCCCGGCTTCGTGGTGAACCGCATGCTCGTGCCGTTCTTGAACGAGGCCTGCTTCGCGTTGCAGGAGGGTCTGGGCACTCCCGAGGACATCGACCAGGGAGCGAAGCTCGGGCTGAACCACCCGATGGGCCCGCTCGAGCTCGCCGACCTGATCGGCCTCGACACCCTGCTGTTCATCGCGGAGGTCTTGCACCGCGAGTTCGGCGACGACAAGTACCGCCCCGCGACGCTGCTCAGGAACCTGGTCGCAGCCGGCTGGTACGGCAGGAAAGTCGGCCGCGGCTTCTACGTGTACGACGACAAGGGACAGAAGGTCGGTCGCGCCTTCGAGAGGTGA